The Paucidesulfovibrio gracilis DSM 16080 sequence CCAGGAATCCGCCCAGAGGACTGAATCCAAACCGGATCACATACTGGCGCAAAATGGCCAGCCAGCCGGAGAAGGCCACGGTCACGCCGAGCACGTTGGTGAAGTAGGGCGTGAAGTAGGACAGGGAGCAATACAGAGTATAGGTGGCGAACACGGCAATGCCGGAGAACCAGGTTCCCGGGCAGCGCAACACGATGAAGAAGTCCTTCAGGGTGATGGCGGCCTTGTTCTTGTTTTCTTCCTGCTCCTCGCTGCCGCGACGGGACATGGCCTTGGCCGGGTTGTCCACCAGGAAGTACAGGACCACGGAACAGGCGATGCCGCACAAGCCGAAGAAGATGAGCACGGATTTGAAGCCGAGCACTTCGTTCACGTAGCGGGCAAAAACCCACATGGCGATGGCGTTGATGATCACACTGCCGATGCCGGCAAAGGATTCCGCCCAGCCGAACGCCTTACCCTGGCGGGTTTCGTCCACCAGCAGGCGCACCACTTTGATGTGGGCCGGGAAGAGCAGGAACAGGCCGGAAATGGCGAAGCCGAAGAAGGCGAACACCGCGAACGGATAGTTCAGGTTGTAGGCCAGCAGGATGGACAGCAGGGACGTACCCATCAGGCCCATGATGTACATGGTCTTATGGTTGTAGCGGTCGGAAAGGAGACCGCCCAGGGGCGCGCCCGCGATGTTGCCGATGCCGAAGATGGCGATCAACGTACCCAGCTGGGCATTGGTGGCGCCCAGGGCGTGCAGGGTGGGATCATAAAAGACATACTGGACGAACGGGACCGCGTAGGTGATGGCATAGGCCATGCCTGCAAAAAACAGCGTGATGAACACGCGGGGGCTGAAACCAAGACTCTTTTGCATTGCTCCACTCCTCAGGTTGCATAGTCGTTGCGGGTTGACGAACGACGAAGCGCAGCGTCCGGATTATTCAACAACTCATTGAATACACGTACCGGGTTGCTACGATTGGGCCAAAAGACAGGCCAGGGCGATGGAATTGATCTTCACCTCCGCAGTGTCGGACCGCGATCCGAGCACCACGGGGTGCGTGGTTCCAAGCACCAAGCCTGCCCACTTCGCTTTATTCAGGGTCAGCCAGGACTTGCCAAGGGCGTTGCCCGTTTCAATGTTGGGGGCCAAAATCAGGTCCACCTCGCCGCTGACCTTGCTGTCGATGCCTTTGTGCTCCGCGGCATGGCGGTCAAAGGCCACGTCAAAGGCGATGGGTCCCTCCACGATGCAGGAACCAAAGGCTCCCTCCCCGGCCAGGCGGACCAGCTCGGCCGCGTCCACCGTGGCCTGCACCTTGGGGTGCACCACCTCATTGGCTGTGAGCGCCACCACCTTGGGCGATTCCATGCCCATACGGCGCATGGCTTCCAGCGCATTGGCGAGAATGTCCTTTTTCTGCTCCAGATCCGGAGCCACGTTGATGCCGCTGTCGCTGCAGAAAATGAGCTTGTGGTACTCGCGCACCTCGTACACGGCCAGGGCGCTGAGCAACCGGCCGCTCCGCAACCCGTTCTCCTTGTTCAGGATGGCGCGCATGTAGTGTGCGGTATTGATGGCGCCCTTCATGAGCACGTCGGCGCGTCCCTCTCGCACGGCCTGCACGGCCAGGGCCGCGCTCTGCTCCGGGCAGTCCCCGGCCAGCAATTCGTACTCCTCCAGTCCCACGGCCAAGGCCGCTTCCCG is a genomic window containing:
- a CDS encoding MFS transporter, yielding MQKSLGFSPRVFITLFFAGMAYAITYAVPFVQYVFYDPTLHALGATNAQLGTLIAIFGIGNIAGAPLGGLLSDRYNHKTMYIMGLMGTSLLSILLAYNLNYPFAVFAFFGFAISGLFLLFPAHIKVVRLLVDETRQGKAFGWAESFAGIGSVIINAIAMWVFARYVNEVLGFKSVLIFFGLCGIACSVVLYFLVDNPAKAMSRRGSEEQEENKNKAAITLKDFFIVLRCPGTWFSGIAVFATYTLYCSLSYFTPYFTNVLGVTVAFSGWLAILRQYVIRFGFSPLGGFLGDKFNSVTKVLFVSWLGAIGVLLTILFLPEGTPLVLAIGLMLLMSMLTFSARGAMFAVPSEVKIPVKYAAITAGIVCAIGYSPDLFIFILFGNWIDTYGNDAYNMIFIYNIVVCTIGVISALLTFRYKKSLADKVQEEQAR
- a CDS encoding phosphate acyltransferase — translated: MIADFQELISKVRGGRVFRLCVAEAGDQELLQAVKMAVDMGFAYPVLTGDKDRVREAALAVGLEEYELLAGDCPEQSAALAVQAVREGRADVLMKGAINTAHYMRAILNKENGLRSGRLLSALAVYEVREYHKLIFCSDSGINVAPDLEQKKDILANALEAMRRMGMESPKVVALTANEVVHPKVQATVDAAELVRLAGEGAFGSCIVEGPIAFDVAFDRHAAEHKGIDSKVSGEVDLILAPNIETGNALGKSWLTLNKAKWAGLVLGTTHPVVLGSRSDTAEVKINSIALACLLAQS